Proteins encoded together in one Salmo trutta chromosome 3, fSalTru1.1, whole genome shotgun sequence window:
- the LOC115173531 gene encoding eukaryotic peptide chain release factor subunit 1: protein MADDPNAADRNVEIWKIKKLIKSLEAARGNGTSMISLIIPPKDQISRVAKMLADEFGTASNIKSRVNRLSVLGAITSVQQRLKLYNKVPPNGLVVYCGTIVTDEGKEKKVNIDFEPFKPINTSLYLCDNKFHTEALTALLSDDSKFGFIVIDGSGALFGTLQGNTREVLHKFTVDLPKKHGRGGQSALRFARLRMEKRHNYVRKVAETAVQLYVSNDKVNVAGMVLAGSADFKTELSQSDMFDPRLQAKILKLVDISYGGENGFNQAIELSAEVLSNVKFIQEKKLIGRYFDEISQDTGKYCFGVEDTLKALEMGAVEILIVYENLDTMRYILRLHGAESIGTENDEKTLYLTPEQEKDKSHFTDKETGQDHELIESMPLLEWFANNYKKFGATLEIVTDKSQEGSQFVKGFGGIGGCLRYRVDFQAIDYQAEDDEFFDLDDY from the exons tAATGGAACCAGTATGATCTCGCTGATCATTCCGCCTAAGGACCAGATCTCCAGAGTGGCCAAGATGTTAGCTGATGAGTTTGGGACGGCCTCCAACATCAAGAGCAGAGTCAACAGGCTTTCTGTGCTCGGGGCCATTACCTCTGTACAGCAGAGACTAAAGCTATACAATAAGG TGCCCCCTAATGGCCTGGTGGTGTACTGTGGGACCATTGTGACAGATGAGGGCAAAGAGAAGAAAGTCAACATAGACTTTGAGCCTTTTAAACCCATCAACACCTCTCTGTACCTCTGTGACAACAAGTTCCACACTGAG GCGCTGACGGCCCTGCTGTCCGATGACAGTAAGTTTGGTTTCATAGTGATCGATGGTAGCGGGGCTCTCTTCGGGACACTCCAGGGGAACACCAGAGAGGTCCTGCACAAGTTCACCGTGGACCTGCCCAAAAAACACG GCAGAGGAGGTCAGTCTGCTCTGCGGTTTGCCCGTCTGAGGATGGAGAAGAGACACAACTATGTGAGGAAGGTGGCTGAGACAGCTGTCCAGCTCTATGTGTCCAACGACAAGGTCAACGTGGCCGGAATGGTCCTAGCAGGGTCTGCCGACTTCAAGACTGAGCTCAGCCAGTCCGACATGTTTGACCCT agGTTACAGGCGAAGATTCTGAAGTTGGTGGACATCTCGTACGGAGGAGAGAACGGCTTCAACCAGGCCATCGAGCTGTCGGCAGAGGTCCTTTCCAACGTCAAGTTCATCCAGGAAAAGAAGCtcatag GGCGGTACTTTGATGAGATCAGTCAGGACACGGGGAAGTACTGTTTTGGGGTGGAGGACACACTCAAAGCCCTGGAGATGGGAGCTGTGGAGATCCTCATCGTCTATGAGAACCTGGACACCATGCGTTACATCCTTCGCCTGCACGGGGCCGAGAGCATTGGAACAGAGAacg ATGAGAAGACTCTGTACTTAACACCAGAGCAGGAGAAAGACAAGTCCCACTTCACAGATAAGGAG ACTGGGCAGGACCACGAGCTGATTGAGAGCATGCCTCTGCTGGAGTGGTTCGCCAACAACTACAAGAAGTTTGGAGCCACGCTGGAGATTGTCACAGACAAGAGTCAAGAAGGCTCCCAGTTTGTCAAGGGCTTCGGAGGCATCGggg gaTGCTTGCGGTACAGGGTGGATTTCCAGGCCATAGATTACCAGGCAGAGGACGATGAGTTTTTCGATTTAGATGACTACTAG
- the LOC115173518 gene encoding F-box/WD repeat-containing protein 11 isoform X2: protein MEPEIEDKTLELMNTSVMESQNHIDDLSPKKTTVLTKLSNGPVMTGSRKRPSEGNNDKEKEHCIALFDQWSETDQVEFVEHLISRMCHYQHGHINSYLKPMLQRDFITALPAQGLDHIAENILSFLDAQSLCSAELVCKEWQRVISEGMLWKKLIERMVRTDPLWKGLSERHQWEKYLFKNRTTEVPPNSYYHSLYPKIIQDIETIEANWRCGRHNLQRIQCRSENSKGVYCLQYDDDKIISGLRDNSIKIWDKQSLECLKILTGHTGSVLCLQYDERVIVTGSSDSTVRVWDVTSGEVLNTLIHHNEAVLHLRFCNGLMVTCSKDRSIAVWDMASPTDISLRRVLVGHRAAVNVVDFDDKYIVSASGDRTIKVWSTSTCEFVRTLNGHKRGIACLQYRDRLVVSGSSDNTIRLWDIECGACLRVLEGHEELVRCIRFDNKRIVSGAYDGKIKVWDLQAALDPRAPASTLCLRTLVEHSGRVFRLQFDEFQIISSSHDDTILIWDFLNVSTNGQSEGRSPSRTYTYISR, encoded by the exons ATGGAGCCGGAGATTGAGGACAAAACGTTGGAATTAATG AACACATCAGTCATGGAGTCTCAGAACCACATAGACGACCTCTCGCCAAAGAAGACCACAGTTCTCACCaag cttagTAACGGTCCTGTGATGACGGGCTCTCGTAAGCGCCCGTCGGAGGGGAACAACGACAAGGAGAAGGAGCACTGCATCGCCCTGTTTGACCAGTGGtctgagactgaccaggtggagTTTGTAGAACACCTCATCTCCCGAATGTGCCACTACCAACACGGCCACATCAACTCCTACCTCAAACCCATGCTCCAACGAGACTTCATCACAGCActgccag cccaGGGTCTGGACCACATAGCAGAGAACATCCTGTCGTTCCTGGACGCGCAGTCTCTGTGCTCGGCGGAGCTGGTGTGTAAGGAGTGGCAGAGGGTGATCTCGGAGGGCATGCTCTGGAAGAAACTCATAGAACGCATGGTCCGCACAGACCCCCTCTGGAAAGGCCTGTCAGAGAGGCACCAGTG GGAGAAGTATCTGTTCAAGAACCGAACGACAGAGGTCCCGCCCAACTCCTACTACCACTCCCTGTACCCCAAGATCATCCAGGACATAGAG actattGAGGCTAACTGGCGGTGTGGCAGACACAACCTGCAGAGGATCCAGTGTCGGTCAGAGAACAGTAAAGGAGTCTACTGCCTCCAGTACGACGACGATAAGATCATCAGCGGCCTGAGAGACAACTCCATAAAG ATCTGGGACAAGCAGTCTCTGGAGTGTCTGAAGATCCTGACAGGTCATACAGGGTCAGTGTTGTGTCTGCAGTATGATGAGAGAGTTATAGTCACTGGTTCCTCCGACTCCACTGTCAG GGTGTGGGACGTGACGTCGGGCGAGGTATTGAATACCCTGATCCACCACAACGAAGCGGTGCTCCACCTGCGCTTCTGCAACGGTCTGATGGTGACGTGCTCCAAGGACCGCTCCATCGCCGTGTGGGACATGGCCTCGCCCACCGACATCAGCCTCCGGCGGGTCCTCGTGGGTCACCGCGCCGCCGTCAACGTGGTCGATTTTGACGACAAATACATTGTGTCGGCGTCAGGGGACCGCACTATCaag GTGTGGAGCACCAGTACGTGTGAGTTTGTGCGCACGCTAAACGGACACAAGCGAGGCATCGCCTGCCTGCagtacagagacagactggtggtCAGCGGCTCCTCAGACAACACCATACG GTTATGGGATATTGAGTGTGGAGCGTGTTTGCGAGTGTTGGAAGGTCATGAGGAACTGGTCCGCTGCATTCGCTTTGACAACAAGAGGATTGTCAGTGGTGCCTATGACGG tAAGATCAAGGTGTGGGACCTGCAAGCAGCCCTGGACCCACGAGCCCCAGCCAGCACCTTGTGTCTGCGCACACTGGTG gaGCACTCGGGGCGCGTGTTCCGGCTGCAGTTTGACGAGTTCCAGATCATCAGCAGCTCCCATGACGACACCATCCTCATCTGGGACTTCCTGAACGTGTCGACCAATGGACAGTCAGAGGGCCGGTCCCCCTCACGCACCTACACCTATATCTCCAGATAG
- the LOC115173518 gene encoding F-box/WD repeat-containing protein 11 isoform X1 — protein sequence MEPEIEDKTLELMCSVPRSLWLGCSSVAESLCALRCLQSIPSTRAHNQNTSVMESQNHIDDLSPKKTTVLTKLSNGPVMTGSRKRPSEGNNDKEKEHCIALFDQWSETDQVEFVEHLISRMCHYQHGHINSYLKPMLQRDFITALPAQGLDHIAENILSFLDAQSLCSAELVCKEWQRVISEGMLWKKLIERMVRTDPLWKGLSERHQWEKYLFKNRTTEVPPNSYYHSLYPKIIQDIETIEANWRCGRHNLQRIQCRSENSKGVYCLQYDDDKIISGLRDNSIKIWDKQSLECLKILTGHTGSVLCLQYDERVIVTGSSDSTVRVWDVTSGEVLNTLIHHNEAVLHLRFCNGLMVTCSKDRSIAVWDMASPTDISLRRVLVGHRAAVNVVDFDDKYIVSASGDRTIKVWSTSTCEFVRTLNGHKRGIACLQYRDRLVVSGSSDNTIRLWDIECGACLRVLEGHEELVRCIRFDNKRIVSGAYDGKIKVWDLQAALDPRAPASTLCLRTLVEHSGRVFRLQFDEFQIISSSHDDTILIWDFLNVSTNGQSEGRSPSRTYTYISR from the exons ATGGAGCCGGAGATTGAGGACAAAACGTTGGAATTAATG TGCTCTGtgcctcgctctctctggctgggCTGCTCCTCGGTGGCAGAGAGTTTGTGTGCACTCAGGTGCCTGCAGAGCATCCCCTCCACCCGGGCACACAACCAG AACACATCAGTCATGGAGTCTCAGAACCACATAGACGACCTCTCGCCAAAGAAGACCACAGTTCTCACCaag cttagTAACGGTCCTGTGATGACGGGCTCTCGTAAGCGCCCGTCGGAGGGGAACAACGACAAGGAGAAGGAGCACTGCATCGCCCTGTTTGACCAGTGGtctgagactgaccaggtggagTTTGTAGAACACCTCATCTCCCGAATGTGCCACTACCAACACGGCCACATCAACTCCTACCTCAAACCCATGCTCCAACGAGACTTCATCACAGCActgccag cccaGGGTCTGGACCACATAGCAGAGAACATCCTGTCGTTCCTGGACGCGCAGTCTCTGTGCTCGGCGGAGCTGGTGTGTAAGGAGTGGCAGAGGGTGATCTCGGAGGGCATGCTCTGGAAGAAACTCATAGAACGCATGGTCCGCACAGACCCCCTCTGGAAAGGCCTGTCAGAGAGGCACCAGTG GGAGAAGTATCTGTTCAAGAACCGAACGACAGAGGTCCCGCCCAACTCCTACTACCACTCCCTGTACCCCAAGATCATCCAGGACATAGAG actattGAGGCTAACTGGCGGTGTGGCAGACACAACCTGCAGAGGATCCAGTGTCGGTCAGAGAACAGTAAAGGAGTCTACTGCCTCCAGTACGACGACGATAAGATCATCAGCGGCCTGAGAGACAACTCCATAAAG ATCTGGGACAAGCAGTCTCTGGAGTGTCTGAAGATCCTGACAGGTCATACAGGGTCAGTGTTGTGTCTGCAGTATGATGAGAGAGTTATAGTCACTGGTTCCTCCGACTCCACTGTCAG GGTGTGGGACGTGACGTCGGGCGAGGTATTGAATACCCTGATCCACCACAACGAAGCGGTGCTCCACCTGCGCTTCTGCAACGGTCTGATGGTGACGTGCTCCAAGGACCGCTCCATCGCCGTGTGGGACATGGCCTCGCCCACCGACATCAGCCTCCGGCGGGTCCTCGTGGGTCACCGCGCCGCCGTCAACGTGGTCGATTTTGACGACAAATACATTGTGTCGGCGTCAGGGGACCGCACTATCaag GTGTGGAGCACCAGTACGTGTGAGTTTGTGCGCACGCTAAACGGACACAAGCGAGGCATCGCCTGCCTGCagtacagagacagactggtggtCAGCGGCTCCTCAGACAACACCATACG GTTATGGGATATTGAGTGTGGAGCGTGTTTGCGAGTGTTGGAAGGTCATGAGGAACTGGTCCGCTGCATTCGCTTTGACAACAAGAGGATTGTCAGTGGTGCCTATGACGG tAAGATCAAGGTGTGGGACCTGCAAGCAGCCCTGGACCCACGAGCCCCAGCCAGCACCTTGTGTCTGCGCACACTGGTG gaGCACTCGGGGCGCGTGTTCCGGCTGCAGTTTGACGAGTTCCAGATCATCAGCAGCTCCCATGACGACACCATCCTCATCTGGGACTTCCTGAACGTGTCGACCAATGGACAGTCAGAGGGCCGGTCCCCCTCACGCACCTACACCTATATCTCCAGATAG
- the fgf18a gene encoding fibroblast growth factor 18 isoform X2, which yields MRSLLSTLAVLCIQMLLVMCNPLQQVFGVDGVNFSVHVENQTRVRDAMSRRHHRVYQLYSRTSGKHVQVLGRRISARGEDGDKYAQLVVEADTFGSQVRIRGKETNFYLCMNRRGKLVGKASNKSEDCVFVEKVLENHYTALMSSRYAGWYVGFTKRGRPRRGPHTLPNQQDVHFMKRFPPGEYPETTPFRFTTVNKRSKRVRATGPR from the exons ATGCGGTCCCTTCTCTCCACGCTGGCTGTCTT ATGTATCCAGATGTTGCTGGTGATGTGCAATCCATTGCAG CAGGTGTTTGGCGTGGATGGGGTTAACTTCAGCGTGCACGTGGAGAACCAGACCCGGGTGAGAGACGCTATGAGCCGGCGGCACCACCGGGTCTACCAGCTCTACAGCCGCACCAGCGGCAAACACGTCCAGGTGCTGGGGAGACGCATCAGTGCCCGCGGAGAGGACGGAGACAAATatg CCCAGCTTGTAGTGGAGGCCGACACCTTTGGTAGCCAGGTGAGAATCCGTGGCAAAGAAACCAACTTCTACCTGTGCATGAACCGCCGCGGCAAGCTGGTGGGAAAG GCCAGTAATAAAAGTGAAGACTGCGTGTTCGTGGAGAAGGTTCTAGAGAACCACTACACCGCATTGATGTCATCACGCTACGCAGGCTGGTACGTTGGCTTCACCAAGCGGGGGCGACCTCGCCGCGGCCCCCACACGCTGCCCAACCAGCAGGACGTCCACTTCATGAAGCGCTTCCCGCCCGGGGAGTACCCTGAAACCACGCCCTTCCGCTTCACCACGGTCAACAAGAGGAGCAAGAGGGTCCGTGCCACCGGGCCCCGCTAG
- the fgf18a gene encoding fibroblast growth factor 18 isoform X3: MRSLLSTLAVLCIQMLLVMCNPLQVFGVDGVNFSVHVENQTRVRDAMSRRHHRVYQLYSRTSGKHVQVLGRRISARGEDGDKYAQLVVEADTFGSQVRIRGKETNFYLCMNRRGKLVGKKASNKSEDCVFVEKVLENHYTALMSSRYAGWYVGFTKRGRPRRGPHTLPNQQDVHFMKRFPPGEYPETTPFRFTTVNKRSKRVRATGPR; encoded by the exons ATGCGGTCCCTTCTCTCCACGCTGGCTGTCTT ATGTATCCAGATGTTGCTGGTGATGTGCAATCCATTGCAG GTGTTTGGCGTGGATGGGGTTAACTTCAGCGTGCACGTGGAGAACCAGACCCGGGTGAGAGACGCTATGAGCCGGCGGCACCACCGGGTCTACCAGCTCTACAGCCGCACCAGCGGCAAACACGTCCAGGTGCTGGGGAGACGCATCAGTGCCCGCGGAGAGGACGGAGACAAATatg CCCAGCTTGTAGTGGAGGCCGACACCTTTGGTAGCCAGGTGAGAATCCGTGGCAAAGAAACCAACTTCTACCTGTGCATGAACCGCCGCGGCAAGCTGGTGGGAAAG aaGGCCAGTAATAAAAGTGAAGACTGCGTGTTCGTGGAGAAGGTTCTAGAGAACCACTACACCGCATTGATGTCATCACGCTACGCAGGCTGGTACGTTGGCTTCACCAAGCGGGGGCGACCTCGCCGCGGCCCCCACACGCTGCCCAACCAGCAGGACGTCCACTTCATGAAGCGCTTCCCGCCCGGGGAGTACCCTGAAACCACGCCCTTCCGCTTCACCACGGTCAACAAGAGGAGCAAGAGGGTCCGTGCCACCGGGCCCCGCTAG
- the fgf18a gene encoding fibroblast growth factor 18 isoform X1: MRSLLSTLAVLCIQMLLVMCNPLQQVFGVDGVNFSVHVENQTRVRDAMSRRHHRVYQLYSRTSGKHVQVLGRRISARGEDGDKYAQLVVEADTFGSQVRIRGKETNFYLCMNRRGKLVGKKASNKSEDCVFVEKVLENHYTALMSSRYAGWYVGFTKRGRPRRGPHTLPNQQDVHFMKRFPPGEYPETTPFRFTTVNKRSKRVRATGPR, from the exons ATGCGGTCCCTTCTCTCCACGCTGGCTGTCTT ATGTATCCAGATGTTGCTGGTGATGTGCAATCCATTGCAG CAGGTGTTTGGCGTGGATGGGGTTAACTTCAGCGTGCACGTGGAGAACCAGACCCGGGTGAGAGACGCTATGAGCCGGCGGCACCACCGGGTCTACCAGCTCTACAGCCGCACCAGCGGCAAACACGTCCAGGTGCTGGGGAGACGCATCAGTGCCCGCGGAGAGGACGGAGACAAATatg CCCAGCTTGTAGTGGAGGCCGACACCTTTGGTAGCCAGGTGAGAATCCGTGGCAAAGAAACCAACTTCTACCTGTGCATGAACCGCCGCGGCAAGCTGGTGGGAAAG aaGGCCAGTAATAAAAGTGAAGACTGCGTGTTCGTGGAGAAGGTTCTAGAGAACCACTACACCGCATTGATGTCATCACGCTACGCAGGCTGGTACGTTGGCTTCACCAAGCGGGGGCGACCTCGCCGCGGCCCCCACACGCTGCCCAACCAGCAGGACGTCCACTTCATGAAGCGCTTCCCGCCCGGGGAGTACCCTGAAACCACGCCCTTCCGCTTCACCACGGTCAACAAGAGGAGCAAGAGGGTCCGTGCCACCGGGCCCCGCTAG